In Oncorhynchus masou masou isolate Uvic2021 chromosome 11, UVic_Omas_1.1, whole genome shotgun sequence, the genomic stretch GATGTCCCTAACTCAGTAGAGACCAAAGGACTTTTTGTAAAAAGGCTTTAGAAATGAAAACATAAGAATGTATCAACCTATGTGACAACAGAGGGAcaaccaactttctggtagagaatgcagtgatgagtacTAATAATAAATAATTAAGTGCAGTGGActatgataaactgcatctaATGGGTTTAATGAAGTGCAGTGGACTTTGATAAACTGCATCTAATGGATTTAATGAAGTGCAGTGGActatgataaactgcatctaATGGGTTTAGTGAAGTGCAGTGGActatgataaactgcatctaATGGGTTTAATGAAGTGCAGTGGActatgataaactgcatctaATGGGTTTAATGAAGTGCAGTGGACTTTGATAAACTGCATCTAATGGGTTTAATGAAGTGCAGTGGACTTTGATAAACTGCATCTAATTGGTTTAATGAAGTGCAGTGGACTTTGATAAACTGCATCTAATGGGTTTAATGAAGTGCAGTGGActatgataaactgcatctaATGGGTTTAATGAAGTGCAGTGGActatgataaactgcatctaATGGATTTAATGAAGCGTCAGCTGCGTTCATATAGATGATGTCGCTATAGTCTAGGACAGATAGGAACATCAAACTGAACAATCTGCTTTCTACTATTTAGCGAGAGTGAGGACCTATTTTGACTATTATTATGATACTATTATATTGATATATAATATTGATTGTGTGTACTTCAGGTGGAGACCATCGGAGATGCGTACATGGTAGCCTCTGGAGTTCCAAACCGGAACGGTAGACGCCACGCAGCTGAGATGTCCAACATGTCCCTGGACATTCTCCACTGTATTGGAACCTTCAAGATGAGGCACATGCCTGACGTCAAGGTCAAGATTCGTATCGGCCTGCACTCTGGTGGGTGACCCATCTCAAATGATTTGTCATATTGATATCCTCTTAATCAGTGTTCATAATGTAGACAGATTGACTGTCCTTTTCTTTAAAGCCATAATtcttcatttgtttttcagcCAAACGGTAACCCCACTACTTAGTTTGCTGAAAAGCTGGgtgataatataataataataataatacatgccaTTTCGTGCTTAcatgaggctgaagaaatgttaCTCTCAAAATCATAGATGGAGCTATGGATAAAATGACTGGTAATCCATGAGGTCAACTGCTGTAGATTGCAGTTCATGCCTGAGCAACAAAGTCAACAGATGAATTGTAAAATTCAATACATAAGCAATCTACACTTTTGCTATATTATATTGAAAATGAATTGAGAATGAGTACATTCATACAACCCTTGTATTGGAATTCTCTGGAACATGGCATTAACGTCAGAGTACTGGTCaaaagtgtatttttacctgaTCCCCGTCTAGAACATATTCCTGGAACTGTGAAATGTCATCCACTTAGCCCTGTCATCCTATTAGTCTTCGCTGCCTAATGCTTTCTCGTTACTCTACCAACCCTACCAATTCATATGGAGTGTTTTACACAGAGGTGGCTACTTTTAGGTATGAAAAAAGACAACTCAGTAATAACACAATGgcataaaatacaaatattctgACGTCTCTTCTAAAGATTGAAAGGATATTCTGCAATCAAACTGATCAAATGAAGTTCATTTGCTATTTCTTTGCTCCAGAGACTTTTGTGAGACATATTGTAGGCTCTTTGAATAAGTCATGAATCACAAGTTATATATCAGGAATTATGTTGCTTCTGATCTTcattattttattgaacctttatttaacgaggcaagtcagttaagaacaacttcttatttacaatgatggcctatcaaaaggcaaaaggcctcctgcggggatgggggctgggagaaaaatagaaaaataggacaaaacacaccatgacaaaagagacaccacaacactacataaagaaagacataaaacaacaacatagcatggcagcaacacaacgtGACACCAACATGTCAGCATGTGTATCATCTGcgtttgtgtctgtgtctatcaGGCCCTGTGGTGGCAGGTGTGGTGGGTCTGACGATGCCTCGGTACTGTCTGTTCGGAGACACTGTCAACACAGCCTCTCGAATGGAGTCCACAGGGTTGTGTGAGTACCTCGCATTCGTTCTTTGGCCAGTCACCAGTGAAATCATGCTGTGTGAGGCCACTAAGGATAGGGACAGGTGTATGGTAGTTTGTGTGCCTGCAACACTAAAGAGGTTTATTATAAGCAGTCCTGACTAATCCTTTAAGACTCTCAGTGGAATTAGTGGGCAAATTCAgggtttaaaggcccagtgccaTTAACACCATGATTTCTCTGTGTTTTTTATATACTTACTCACCATGAgaccttcagtttcttggcaatttctcacatggaatagccttcatttctcagaacaagtataGACTGACGAATTTCGGAAGagagttctttgtttctggccattttgagcctgtaatcgataCCCACAAATGACGATGTTCCGGATGCTCAACTAGTctaagaaggccagttttattgcttctttaatcagaacaacagttttgtGCATAATTGCATAACATAATTgcataacataattgcaaaatggttttctaatgatcaattagccatttaaaatgatcaacttgtattagctaacacaatgtgccattggaacataggagtgatggttgctaataatgggcctctgtacacctatgtagatattcctttaaaaatctgccgtttccaggtacaatagtcatttacaaaattaacaatgtctacactgtatttctgatcaatttgatgttattttaatggacgaaaaatgtgcttttctttcaaaaacaaggacatttctaagtgaccccaaacttttgaatggtagtgtatatctAGGGTATTTCTAGAGGTAAGGGGCAACCAGTATTGTAGCTATAGTAAGTAATTACAATTGTAGGTGCCAAAAGAGAACAGTACATCTCACATCTACTCCCACCAAGTGGCCATAGATATGAATTGCTGCACAAAGAGTGTATGGACTCAAAACATGTTCTTGTGAATATATGGGCTCAAACACAATAGATTACCTTGTGTTGCTCTACACTAAATCAGTATATGGTCATCCATATAAATGAATCAAAGTCTAAATATATGTAGGATATGTGAGTGCTGTATGAGTTCATAATGTTGATACTCTTTAGACAAATAACTAATGGTAATTGTTTACATTGAATTTGTTCTGTGTTTGAGTATTTGTAGTCTAATGCTGCCTTTGTGGTTGCTATTGTTGTTTATTATCCCAGCTTACAGAATCCATGTCAACCAGAGCACAGTCGATATCCTGCATGAACTAAAAATGGGCTACAAAGTAGACACCAGGGGCATGACAGAGCTGAaggtaaataaacacacacacacacacacacacacacacacacacacacacacacacacacacacacacacacacacacacacacacagagagagggagagagacagagagagaaagacaagagagagagagagacaagagagagagggagagagacaagacagaaaGACCCAAATTAATCTAACTCACTACTTATTCTGTTATTCCCTATTTCTATTTCAGGGGAAGGGAGTTGAAAACACTTACTGGTTGGCTGGGAGAGCTGGGTTTGACAAGGTTCTGCCCATACCGCCTGACCTTACTCCAGGGTAAGATTTAACATGCCTTCCTGCTTTATTTACATTGTGCTTTATGTTTGGCCTAACTATACTGTCATTGACTCTCAGTCCTGCTGGGTCCTTCTGCCAGCCCCCTTGTCAGTAATACTTATGCAACCCTGTTTGTGTCAAAACAGTTGATTTTCATCTAGCTAAATCACTGTGGATATAGAGGATAAGATGTCAGAAAATAATTGAGAAAAAACTGATAATAATGTGCTGACCCATTTGTCAGATTGCATGGTTGGAACTAACAGTTTTCTAAATCATAAtttctcattctatttctatgtgctGCTGACATGACCATTGTGTCGTGCTTCAGTTCACACGCTGACCCAAATGTACAATTCCTCATCTACCACCTGTTTAATCCATGTTTAATTAATCCGTGTCTCCCACTGCACTACATAATGTGTGATGAACGCTCTGCCTGGTTGGCAGCAAACATTGCTGTAGTGTTTCAACACATTACCCTGGCGGTTGCCTCATTTAGCCCTGTCCACATTTTATAACTGTATTAAGAGTTCAAACTGAGATACGGTTGTCACCAGCGGTTGCTGAAAACAGTTGTCATTGTGGACGGAGCTTTTGTTGCTTCATATGCTGGGATATTCTGAGTGCTCAGTGTGCACTACCAATCGAATAAGCCTTCTTTCTTTGACTTTCCTCAGGGCAAGTAACCATGGCATCAGTTTGGAGGAGATTCCTCCAGATAGAAAACAAAAATTCCTCGACCGGCAGGCGAGGAATAAGTAGCCTGTAAGGTACGCCTGGTTTTCCTATCAAACTCTATATTTACAATTACTTTATTTCCCCAAATGGTTTGTAATGTGAGTGATGTCAATTCAGGTACATACAAATCCATTGTTCTGCATTTACGATATCCTTTTAATTGATAATATATAAGATTATTTTCCACAGATAGTGTGGCCCAGTCCTACCTGTTGGAGTGAAAGACCAGAGAGGTGAATAGAGCAggttggtagagaggagaggatgggttagggGTGTGTCTGACAGACAGTCTGTCGCATCCCCCCATGTGTCCTGTCACGAGTGCTGATCCACATTGCACAAATAAGCCAAAGttggagagacactgtctgtctTCAACACATTACATTTGTTGCACAGAGCAAAGATATGTTTAAACAAGAGTTTATTAAATGTACTGTAGAGCATATgtgggaaacaggagggataaaTAAAGGGATATTACAATCATGCACCAAAATACCAAATAcactacaaaagtatgtggacacccgttcAAATTAggggatttggctatttcagacacacctgttgctgacaggtgtataaaattgagcacacagccatgaaatcTCTATAGAAAtacattggcagtggaatggcccatactgaagagctcagtgactttcaacgtggcaccatcatagggtGCCACTTTTCCATCAAGTCAGTTCTTGATTTTCTTCCCTGCTAaaactgccccggtcaactgtaagtgctgttattgagaACTGGAAATGTCTAGGAACAACAACAGTTTAGCCACGAAGTCGTAgacaacacaagctcacagaacgggacagccgagtgctgaagtgcttagagtgtaaaaattgtctgtcctcggttgcaacactcactacagagttccaaactgcctctagaagcaacataagcacaataactgttcatcaggaggttcatgaaattggtttccatggcctagcagccgcacacaaggcTAAGGTCACCATGCGCAAAACCAAGCggcggctggagtggtgtaaagctcgcaacTATTGACCTCTGGAGTAGTGGAAAAGTGTTTTCTGGAGTGAGGAATCATgcttcaacatctggcagtccgacggactaatctgggtttggcggatgccaggagaacgctacctgctcgaattcatagtgccaactgtaacgtttggtggaggaggaataatggtctggggctgtttttcatggtttgggctaggccccttagttccagtgaagggaaatcttattGCTCCaccatacaatgacattgtagacgATTATGTGCTtttaactttgtggcaacagtttggggaaggcccttttctgtttcatcatgacaatgcccctgtgcacaaagtgaagtTCAGTGAGATCGAtgttgaagaacttgactgagctgcacagagccctgacctcaacctcatcgaacacctttgggatgaattggaacatcaACTGCGAGCCGGTCCTAATCaccaaacatcagtgcccgacctcactaatgctcttgtggctgaatggaaacaagttcccgcagcaatgtttcaagatttagtgggaagccttcccagaagagtggaggctgttatagcagcgaaggggggaccaactccatattaatgcccatgattttggaatgagatgttcgacgagcaggtgtccacatacttttagccatgtagtgtatattgatgtacTGTAGGAGTCTCTGTAGAATGAAAACATCACAGGACAAACATGGGAAGAGACGGACTTCTTGAAAAAAACGTTAAATGTCCATTATATCGTgtacaatatactgtatttatctcTACTTTAATTTGTAGAAATATTGGACAGATTTCATTTTAAACACCCCAACGGTGAATGAAAAGTATTCATACTCAACTATATGACATGCGTATATTAAAATGTAGCATGCACTGTAATGTATCTAACCTGTTATATTTAAGTTTGGTAACGTTGTCTCTCACAATAATACAGTACATCGATCttagaagtttttttttttttacagatataAGGTAGACTGTTAAAGAATTTGGTCCAAGGCGTTctctgttttttattttcttaTTGTCCTTCTTCAGTAATTAACGCCTTCTATTTGTTTGAATGATAATTTAGAAAATTCAACCCATTAGAAAATataaattcatattttttttcaCAAATTTGCCAATTGGGACATTAATTGAATaattttcaaatcaaataaatatgTTGCAAAATCACTGTTCCCAGAAATCAAGCTTCACTTCAACAGATTATTAATCAACGTTGACTCATAGATCTAAACTGTTATCTATTGAGACAGAAccatctctctgctcttctctatcTTTCTGAAATCATGCTTTATTCATGTTTTCACTGTATTTTGTTATTCAACCAAATCCAGGTATGTATGTATAGACACATTTTGTTTTATGGTATTTATATATCAGTACTGTTTTATGGTATTTATATAACAGTATATcccaattttattttttttaagaacTGTACATTTGTTTTAACATGAAGTGATATGCATTTTCTTACAACAATGACATTGAATGAGCAATGGGATTAATAAATGTTCCAATGGGAAACATTTGGATGAAAAATATGTAAACCCACATTATAAAATGATAAGGTCACAATCTCAATTCTTACAGGGTCATGTCATTCAAGCTATTTTCTGCTACATATATTGGTTCAAATAGTACAAAATGCAAGGGAATAATAATGGCTGCAGTCATTTTTAGTTTATTTCTACATATGCTACAATACACCTTGGAGTCATAGGGGACTGCTTACAAACCAAGAGCAGGGACTGGAATACACACCAGCTTGTACTGCACATGGTTCCTAATAGGAAGTGAAGTGATTCAAAGGATGAGCTACACGTATTTGGTCTGAAAGATATAGACTGTCTATCAAACCCAAATAGCAATGTTTTATTTGATATTATGATGACTGAATTGTAAATCATGTGGTCTcattgtgtgtgcttgtgtaaaTAAATAATGCTTTTAGTGATGTCTGAATGTACttcttatttttttgttgttgcatacaACACTTTTACATACAACAACACGTAACATCTCATTACCAACTGCACATATAAACATGGCCGGAAATCCTTGACCTTTGGCTGATGGTTTTAGGATTTTGAGAAAATCTTAATGTTGAAatgatggttcacagtattgTGAATGACTTCATACAGTAAAGGTAAAATACTTTAAGTGGTCATGACATGATCAGTGATTATCTTTTCTATATTCTCTGTATGAAACATACATCATTTTAGCTGAATGTCAAAATCCTGGCTGGTTTAAGAAAAGGCATCCCGTGTGAAAGTAACaatataaaaacacaaaactATATAGTTTAATCAAAAGGTATAGATAAGGTTTTAAAGATGGTGCTGTTCGGGAAGGCCTATATCATGACTGCACAGTGGGAATAAGCTACATAAAACTATTTGATGAGAGCTATGAATCATACTATCCAGTGAAATTGTAGTATGCCTATTTAGGATGCAGACTGATCCCCACCACTTGGTTTAGTAGAAAGCTGAGGGATAGGGTGGAGGAatataaccactctcaaattcaaagACAGAGCGATTGATGCAAGGACTCACAGTCATGAGAGCATATTTACATATTTTGAAGCTATACATTCACTCATCTGAAAGCAAAAACATAAACAAAAGACAATATCACTTTATATTTTCTTTGGATTATAATCGGGAAATTAGGCAGTTGTAGCCCAAAACCATTAGTTTTATATTCTTAAAGAATAAATGGTTACTTATATCATTATCGGAAATTAGTAATACATGTCATAATCAATGTAATAAATTAGTTATTACATTGGTGTGAGTTCAAGATAAATTGTATGGTCATAAAGCGTTACTGATAAATGTAGCATCAACTGAACGCTATTTCTGTTATCTGCCAACGGCGGTAATATATATTCTGGGTTGTAGGATTATACGAGTGATGCGTGATATTGCCCATCCTAATGGAGCGGACTCAATCTGAACTGTACCAGAACCAGGGCACGAAGGCTCCGCCTACTCAGCTGGAACTAGCTCGAGCATTGGTCTGCATTGTGTTATATAGATAAGGATTCCGTGGGAGTGATTTGACTGTACAAAAATTCTGATTGGTTTGAGACTTTATCAGTCAAGGTAGCAGTAGCAAAAGAGGCTTTCAGAGATAAATCATTTGACACAATATATCAACTGTTTCTGGTTACTGTCATTGACATCGAGTGATTAAGCCTGTTATTTCTCGGAAACTAATAGCAGGTGTCATCAACCACGCTCGAAGAGTCAACCATCAAGCCTGGCCTTTTTTCTGTTCGATTTGCTGCTAAACCGAAACGTCTGAGCAATTACTGGTTGATTCACATCTTGTAACACTATTTAATTGCTCACAATGCAGGACACAGCATCGCCAATAAGCAGATTCATTACGCGTTTCACGGATTTCCAGGAAGACCGATAACGAAAGGTAAAACTTGGATGAAGAAATTCATGTCATAGCCACATATTTTCTTGTATGCTACTTCTATTAAGAACAATGATTAATTTGGAAATGTACTATGTTTTGCTGTGTATATGCGCCAGTCGCTCTCTAGAACTTGCTTTAGGCCTATAGCCCAGTGGACTTTATCGGTGTCTAATATACATATTTATACATTGTGTGAAACAGTGTGATCATATGGAAATAATGCAACCGTTCGCCGCTGCAGTTATTGCGACGTGTCATTATGTCTCTAATACAAATCTCGGGTAAATATGTTTTAAAATGGGTATGGAAGTTTTCCAAATTTAAAGGTCCTTTTTCGTTTCAACTATGTATATTTCTGTAGCCTAGTTACTGTTGTGTTGTTGAGCGCACGAGGGCGGGGCCAACCCAAATAAATGTGGGGAGGGAAAAACGAAGACAACAAACCCTCCAAATGTAGGCCACCGTGCGTGACCCAATTCCTCGTAACACAGAGACTGAATATGGAACACGGCGTTCCCCCGCCCCTCGTCACGGCTCGGCACAGTTCCAGGGCAAAGCTCTGTGTTTTACTGTGCCAGGATGGTAGGTTCAATAAAAATGACATTACAAGAAGTAGGTTATCACTATATAACACTGGATTCTAAAGGGATTCCTCATATTGCTGTTATTTCACAGTCTCTACTGATGATGGCAACAAACACACTATGTATTTAAAAGAACAAAATAATAGATTCACTATTGGATTGTGAATCAGAATGTTTAATAGTAGTCAAGTTTATCTTCTCCGTCTTCCCTTGAATCAAGCCATACTTATAAAAGTGAGCAGGGTGAAGAGTTTTGTATTAAAGTATCTGGTTTTCTTTGCTCAAGCAGCTGTGTGACAGATATTTTGTTTTGGGCCCTTGGCAGTGTGATCAGTCTGGCTCTGACCTACTTTCCTCCTAACTTCATACCTGCAATGCTATTAATATCCCTGACATGGGGTTGGAGGAGCAGCACACAGCATATTCAACTGGACCTAGTTTTACCCTTATTATCAGTATCTCATCAACATCTATATGTATTATACAGCTGCCTATAACTATTTCCTATTAATGATTGTGGTCAGGTCAGGACAACCTACTTCAGGGAGCTTCAGCCCTGTTCACGGAGACCAACCCTCCtctaggttttcactccaactcaCCTGGTTCAGCTCATCAACCAGCTacttattagaatcaggtgtgctagattagggttggagtgaaatcctacaggacggtagctctacaGGTACAGGGTTGGCGAGCCCTGGCCTACTTAATACCTGCTACTTCTAAgcacagggtttcccaaactcagtcctgttTTGTTTTTTACCTTATCactttatactgaacaaaaatctaaacaacaatttcaaagattttactgagttacagttataAGGAGATCAGATATAAGGAAATgattcaattgaaataaatgaattagtcCCCAATCTATGgattgggagccaggcccacccactgaggagccaggcccacccactgaggagccaggcccagccagtttcatcagctgtccatgtGGCTGGCCTCAGactatcccgcaggtgaagaagctggaggtggaggttctgggctggcgtggttacacatgttCTGCggctgtgaggccggttggatgtactgccaaattctctaaaacgatgttagAGGTGGCTGCAGTTCCTTCAGTCAGCATACcagttgcacactccctcaacccTTGAcagatctgtggcattgtgttttgtgaaaaaaactgcacattttaagtgaccttttattgtccccagctcaaggtgcacctgtgtaatgatcatgctgtttaatcagcttcttgatatgtcacacctgtcaggtggatggattatcttggcaaaggagaaattctcactagcagggatgtaaacaaatttctgcacaaaagtttagagaaataagctttttgtgcatacagaacatttctgggatcttttatttcagctcatgaaacatgggaccaacactttacatgttgcgttcatatttttgttcagtatacatacatttgattgacaCATCTAGGAAAAAAAGATGGAGATACATTTAAGTGAAGTAGAGCAAAGTTTTATGAATAACCTCCATTATCCCTCCACAGTAATGTTACTGATTATATTTGGAAATGCTTAAAAAGATTCAAGCCTGATTTTACCAATGTAGGTTATCTTTAattgtgtttgatgtgttttcaGAGGCCAGCCATGGAGGACAGGAGAATTCTCCCTACAGGGGTAGCAGGTGATCCAAAAACAATGGGCATACCCTTAGAGGTCAAAACTGAGCCGGACACAAAAACCCGTAGGGTCAGAGAGGAGGCACTGCCTACCATACCCATCAGGGTTAAAAAAGAGGATGTCTCTGACGTGCCACTCAAAGTGCCCAGATTCCAGTACGTGGACTTTCCTTCGCTGCACCAGTGCATCCAGCAGCTCACCGTGCCACCCTTGGACAGCTGGCTGGAGGGTTGCCCTCTTGCCCTGGGAAGACCCTCTGGAAGATGTGCCCCTCTCACTTCCAAGGAGAAGGTTCCCAAGTTTAAGTATGTGGATTATCCCTCTTTGCACCACTGCATCCAGCAGTTGTCTGTGCCGCCTCTGGAGAGCTGGAGCTCGGGGTTGGCCAGGCCAGGGAGTGCGGCGTCAGGGGGACCTGGATCCACCACCTCTCAGCCCAGCTTTATGAGGGGGaatcagacaggacagggagatgTTTCAGCATCGGCTCAAAAGCAGGACAAGTACACTGCTTTCCCCTTCCCTGGTCCTGACCCCAGTTCCATCCAGTTTGTGAACTCCTCAAACCAGGCATCCCATAAGCCTCAACTGCCTCAGATGTGCTTGAGCAGTCTGCCCCGAGCCAGGCCCGCAGTAAGCTCACAGGAGGAAGTGGCTCGCAATAAGGTGGTGTGTTCAGATCAGCTGTCTCAAAAGTCCTCTAATCCCAAATCTTGGGTTGCTGGAATGAAGCGTGTCAGAGGAGCAGGGCTACTCCATCAGAGTAATAGGAAGTCAGCAGGTGATGATAATTGGCACGCAGACCTAAAGAAATCTCCACAAAGTCCTCAAGAGGCCAAAGTGGAGCTCAGTGACTCTCCTGACCTAGGGCAAGGTTTTTGGAGAACCATCCCAGAGTCTGTCTGCCCCTTTTGCCAAAATATGTTTTCAA encodes the following:
- the LOC135548518 gene encoding uncharacterized protein LOC135548518 encodes the protein MEDRRILPTGVAGDPKTMGIPLEVKTEPDTKTRRVREEALPTIPIRVKKEDVSDVPLKVPRFQYVDFPSLHQCIQQLTVPPLDSWLEGCPLALGRPSGRCAPLTSKEKVPKFKYVDYPSLHHCIQQLSVPPLESWSSGLARPGSAASGGPGSTTSQPSFMRGNQTGQGDVSASAQKQDKYTAFPFPGPDPSSIQFVNSSNQASHKPQLPQMCLSSLPRARPAVSSQEEVARNKVVCSDQLSQKSSNPKSWVAGMKRVRGAGLLHQSNRKSAGDDNWHADLKKSPQSPQEAKVELSDSPDLGQGFWRTIPESVCPFCQNMFSNPEELRIHQKSHREKKPH